In Candidatus Limnocylindria bacterium, a single window of DNA contains:
- a CDS encoding TldD/PmbA family protein yields MSGALFGDRELRDVAQRALKAAKGDQAEALVIARTGSLTRYANAAIHQNVTSREADVTIRVVIGKRRATATTNRLDEEGLRRAAEAATELARRAPEDPTFGGLPEPRPIATAPPAYVERTAEATPMDRARAVKILCDAAKARKLVCAGFVSSNVQEIAVASTTGTWAYAPQTHAEVQIGAIGDDGSAFAQRVSPDFKELDVDGAAQEAVSKAVRAQRPRDMEAGTYEVVLEPYCVHDMVGFLSSHFTGLAVEEGRSFVGGKIGQQVTGAITLVEDPFDPQSMPRPFDFEGQPSERVTLLESGVARGVVYDSGTAHRVGARNTGHALPPNAFMPSAPMHVRFEAGDASHDALVAGVKKGLLVTRFHYTRWVHQLRTIVTGMTRDGTFAIENGEIAYPIKNLRFTQSYHEAWSGVRAIGRDLRLLVPAEQFGLTASCQRVPAVRLAAFTFTGSTRY; encoded by the coding sequence GTGAGCGGAGCGCTGTTCGGCGATCGTGAGCTGCGTGACGTCGCGCAGCGCGCGCTCAAGGCGGCGAAGGGTGATCAGGCGGAGGCGCTCGTGATCGCGCGCACCGGATCGCTGACGCGCTACGCGAACGCCGCGATCCACCAGAACGTCACATCGCGCGAGGCCGACGTGACGATCCGCGTCGTGATCGGAAAGCGACGCGCGACCGCGACGACGAACCGGCTCGATGAAGAGGGCTTGCGCCGTGCGGCGGAGGCCGCGACCGAGCTCGCGCGGCGCGCGCCGGAAGACCCGACCTTCGGCGGACTGCCCGAGCCGCGCCCGATCGCGACGGCGCCGCCGGCATACGTCGAACGGACCGCCGAGGCCACCCCGATGGATCGTGCTCGCGCGGTGAAGATCCTCTGCGACGCGGCGAAAGCGCGGAAGCTGGTGTGCGCCGGATTCGTCTCGTCGAACGTGCAGGAGATCGCGGTCGCGAGCACCACCGGCACGTGGGCCTATGCGCCGCAGACCCACGCCGAGGTGCAGATCGGTGCGATCGGCGACGACGGCTCAGCGTTCGCGCAAAGGGTCTCTCCCGATTTCAAGGAGCTCGACGTTGACGGCGCCGCGCAGGAAGCGGTGTCGAAGGCTGTGCGCGCGCAGCGGCCGCGCGACATGGAAGCCGGGACGTACGAGGTGGTGCTCGAGCCGTATTGCGTGCACGACATGGTCGGTTTCCTTAGCAGCCACTTCACCGGTCTCGCGGTCGAGGAGGGCCGGTCCTTCGTCGGTGGGAAGATCGGCCAGCAGGTCACCGGCGCCATCACCCTGGTCGAGGATCCATTCGACCCGCAGAGCATGCCGCGGCCCTTCGACTTCGAAGGCCAACCGAGCGAGCGCGTGACGCTGCTCGAGAGCGGCGTCGCTCGCGGCGTCGTGTACGACTCCGGTACGGCGCACCGCGTCGGCGCGCGCAACACCGGTCATGCGCTACCTCCGAACGCATTCATGCCGTCCGCGCCGATGCATGTGCGATTCGAGGCCGGCGACGCGTCGCACGACGCGTTGGTCGCCGGCGTGAAGAAGGGTCTGCTCGTGACGCGCTTCCACTACACCCGGTGGGTGCACCAGCTGCGCACGATCGTCACCGGCATGACGCGCGACGGTACGTTCGCGATCGAGAACGGCGAGATCGCGTATCCGATCAAGAATCTGCGATTCACGCAGTCTTATCACGAAGCCTGGAGCGGCGTGCGTGCGATCGGGAGGGATCTGCGCCTGCTCGTTCCGGCGGAGCAATTCGGTCTGACGGCGTCCTGCCAGCGGGTTCCCGCGGTCCGACTCGCGGCGTTCACGTTCACCGGCTCCACGCGGTATTAG
- a CDS encoding YdcF family protein: MRTFLLGVLVGVLLSVGTGLTAFLLIGSWLAVEDPLEKVDAIVAISGDTGARADTAVTLWKAGWAPVIVFSGAAVDPESVSSGEIMRREALRQGVPESATLVEPASTTTEENAAEVAKLMANRKLRSAILVTSPYHQRRAAYEFKRAFEPRGLVMRNYPARDPEWNAFLWWRQEPVRSRTLLELVKLGAVYLSQTR; encoded by the coding sequence ATGCGGACGTTCCTCCTCGGCGTGCTCGTCGGCGTCCTCCTCAGCGTCGGCACCGGCCTTACCGCATTCCTTCTTATCGGCAGCTGGCTCGCCGTCGAGGATCCGCTCGAGAAGGTCGACGCGATCGTCGCGATCTCGGGCGACACCGGCGCGCGGGCCGACACCGCGGTCACGCTGTGGAAGGCCGGCTGGGCGCCGGTCATCGTGTTCTCGGGTGCCGCGGTCGATCCGGAATCGGTCAGCTCTGGCGAGATCATGCGCCGCGAGGCGTTGCGTCAGGGCGTGCCGGAGAGCGCGACGCTCGTGGAGCCCGCGTCGACGACGACCGAAGAGAACGCCGCGGAGGTCGCGAAGCTGATGGCCAATCGCAAGCTGCGCTCGGCGATCCTCGTGACGAGCCCCTATCACCAGCGTCGCGCCGCGTACGAGTTCAAGCGCGCATTCGAACCGCGCGGCCTCGTCATGCGCAATTACCCGGCGCGTGACCCCGAGTGGAACGCGTTCCTGTGGTGGAGACAGGAGCCCGTTCGCTCGCGAACGCTGCTCGAGCTCGTGAAGCTCGGAGCCGTGTACCTCAGCCAGACGCGGTGA
- a CDS encoding zinc-ribbon domain containing protein produces MTTLFEDRSLTCRECGSAFVWTAGEQEFYQQKGLLHEPQRCPECRKKAKAERAAARAANMHDVICSNCGRQAQVPFEPRTDRPVYCSECFEARRNAPPSAAAPPPA; encoded by the coding sequence ATGACCACCCTCTTCGAGGACAGATCGCTCACCTGCCGTGAATGCGGCAGCGCCTTCGTGTGGACCGCGGGGGAGCAGGAGTTCTATCAGCAGAAGGGTCTGCTCCACGAGCCGCAGCGATGTCCGGAATGCCGCAAGAAGGCCAAGGCCGAGCGCGCGGCGGCACGGGCCGCCAACATGCACGACGTCATCTGCAGCAACTGCGGCAGGCAGGCACAGGTCCCGTTCGAGCCGCGCACCGATCGACCCGTGTACTGCTCGGAGTGCTTCGAGGCACGCCGCAACGCTCCGCCGTCCGCAGCCGCCCCTCCTCCCGCCTGA
- a CDS encoding NAD-dependent epimerase/dehydratase family protein has translation MRVLVTGGAGFIGSNIADALKARGDQVVVVDDISTGDRANLPPDIRLRVADVSDAKALREAVRGERFDAVVHCASKTKVVESMEKPDLYRRVIVEGTRNVARLAEDAHAHVFVNISTGGAIYGETRICATEAVPVDPASNYGKFKAEAEQIVGAAKIPNITLRLANVYGPRQRQDLEGGVVAIFAGRWKRGEKLTVFGDGDAQRDYIYVGDVVDAVLAAFAGKWNGVYNIGTGVATSVNELIAAMADVLGPPPGITKAPERPGEVQRSCVDASRAKRDGLWQSRTGLLDGLRRTALTA, from the coding sequence ATGCGCGTACTCGTCACGGGCGGGGCCGGCTTCATCGGCAGCAACATCGCCGATGCGCTGAAGGCGCGCGGCGATCAGGTGGTCGTCGTGGACGATATCTCCACAGGCGACCGCGCCAATCTCCCGCCTGACATCCGTCTGCGTGTCGCGGACGTTTCGGATGCCAAAGCGCTGCGCGAAGCTGTTCGAGGCGAGCGCTTCGACGCGGTCGTGCACTGCGCCTCGAAGACAAAGGTCGTCGAATCGATGGAGAAGCCCGACCTGTATCGACGCGTGATCGTCGAGGGAACGCGAAACGTCGCGCGCCTGGCGGAGGACGCGCACGCGCATGTGTTCGTGAACATCTCTACCGGCGGAGCGATCTATGGCGAAACGCGGATCTGCGCCACTGAGGCCGTTCCGGTCGATCCCGCATCGAATTACGGGAAGTTCAAGGCCGAGGCGGAGCAGATCGTCGGCGCGGCGAAGATCCCGAACATCACGCTGCGCCTCGCGAACGTCTACGGCCCGCGCCAGCGGCAGGATCTCGAGGGCGGCGTGGTCGCGATCTTCGCGGGCCGCTGGAAGCGCGGTGAAAAGCTGACCGTCTTTGGCGACGGGGACGCTCAGCGCGACTACATCTACGTCGGCGACGTCGTCGACGCCGTCCTCGCGGCGTTCGCTGGCAAGTGGAATGGTGTCTACAACATCGGCACGGGCGTCGCGACGAGCGTCAACGAGCTCATCGCCGCGATGGCCGACGTACTTGGACCCCCGCCCGGCATCACCAAGGCGCCGGAGCGACCGGGCGAGGTCCAGCGCTCGTGCGTCGACGCCTCGAGGGCGAAGCGCGACGGGCTCTGGCAGAGCCGGACCGGGCTCCTCGACGGGCTCCGGCGGACGGCGCTCACCGCTTGA
- a CDS encoding TldD/PmbA family protein, which produces MIASFSAERDLAKRALDTARKRGASYADVRFVRRDEENALVKNGRLESADRADSFGFGVRAIADGAWGFAASQIVTADEADRVAALAVEIAKASALTKMRDAALAPVEAKTATFTTSVDVDPFAMTVDDRLGLLIAAEAKLRERKGLRTTRAAYSIWREDKLFLSTEGADIQQRLSEVGGGIAAEAVGDGELQIRTYPDGLRYQNSGGWEVLTKWDLVGNAPRVADEALALLKAKPCPQDIRTNVILAGNQLSLQCHESCGHPIELDRALGSEAAFAGTSFLTPDKLGTFRYGSEQVNIRIDATSPGGLGTFGFDDEGVPASEGWAVKAGLFVGYLMSRETAAALGKRSNGTMRADGWQRVPIIRMTNVSVMPGTAGTLDDLIADTDDGILMDTNRSWSIDDKRFNFQFGTEIGWEIKKGKRGDMVRNPTYTGITPEFWGSCDAVCSESEWVMWGTPNCGKGQPGQGAHTGHGAAPARFRDVKVGVIK; this is translated from the coding sequence GTGATCGCGAGCTTCTCCGCCGAGCGCGATCTCGCCAAACGCGCGCTCGACACCGCGCGAAAACGAGGCGCCTCGTACGCCGACGTCCGATTCGTTCGCCGCGACGAAGAGAACGCGCTCGTGAAGAATGGGCGGCTCGAGAGCGCCGACCGAGCGGATTCGTTCGGGTTCGGCGTCCGCGCGATCGCTGACGGTGCGTGGGGGTTCGCCGCCTCGCAGATCGTCACCGCCGACGAGGCGGATCGCGTCGCGGCGCTGGCGGTCGAGATCGCGAAGGCGTCGGCGCTCACGAAGATGCGCGATGCGGCTCTTGCGCCGGTGGAGGCGAAGACGGCGACATTCACGACGTCAGTGGACGTCGATCCATTCGCGATGACCGTCGATGATCGTCTCGGCCTGCTCATCGCCGCCGAGGCGAAGCTGCGCGAGAGGAAAGGCCTGCGGACGACGCGCGCCGCATATTCGATCTGGCGCGAGGACAAGCTGTTCCTCTCGACCGAAGGCGCGGACATACAGCAGCGGCTCAGCGAGGTCGGCGGAGGCATCGCGGCCGAGGCAGTCGGCGACGGCGAGCTGCAGATCCGCACGTATCCCGATGGACTCCGCTATCAGAACTCCGGCGGCTGGGAGGTCCTCACGAAGTGGGATCTCGTCGGCAACGCGCCGCGGGTCGCCGATGAAGCGCTCGCGTTGCTCAAAGCCAAGCCGTGCCCGCAGGACATCAGGACCAACGTGATCCTCGCCGGCAACCAGCTGTCTTTGCAGTGCCACGAGAGCTGCGGGCACCCGATCGAGCTCGATCGCGCGCTGGGGAGTGAGGCCGCGTTCGCCGGGACCTCGTTCCTCACGCCGGACAAGCTCGGCACGTTCCGGTACGGCTCGGAGCAGGTGAACATCCGCATCGACGCGACATCGCCGGGCGGCCTCGGCACGTTCGGGTTCGACGACGAGGGCGTGCCCGCGTCGGAGGGCTGGGCGGTGAAGGCCGGCCTCTTCGTCGGCTACCTGATGAGCCGCGAGACGGCCGCCGCGCTCGGCAAGCGCTCGAACGGGACGATGCGCGCCGATGGCTGGCAGCGCGTGCCGATCATCCGCATGACCAACGTCTCGGTCATGCCGGGGACCGCGGGCACGCTCGACGACCTCATCGCCGACACCGACGACGGGATCCTCATGGACACCAACCGCTCGTGGTCGATCGACGACAAGCGCTTCAACTTCCAGTTCGGCACCGAGATCGGCTGGGAGATCAAGAAGGGCAAGCGCGGCGACATGGTCCGCAATCCGACGTACACGGGGATCACGCCCGAGTTCTGGGGCAGCTGCGACGCGGTCTGCTCGGAAAGCGAATGGGTGATGTGGGGCACGCCGAACTGCGGAAAAGGCCAGCCCGGCCAGGGCGCGCACACCGGACATGGCGCCGCTCCGGCCCGCTTCCGCGACGTAAAGGTCGGGGTCATCAAATGA
- a CDS encoding adenylosuccinate synthase has product MPVTAVVGAQWGDEGKGKITDLLAQEADVVIRFQGGNNAGHTVVNQHGTFKLHLVPSGIFNPNALCIVGPGTVVNLQVLCEELANLERSGIRTANLRVADRAHLLMPWHVAIDRLDERERGRQKLGTTGQGVGPAYADKVSRHGIQVYEVRDERRFRQRVAHELERQKKVLERYGDAPLDAKVVADEVLAAAATLGDRIVDTLPLVERALQTDARILLEGQLGAMRDLDWGIYPYVTSSNPLAGGAAVGAGIPPRYITKVIGVVKAYSTAVGEGPFPTEMAGGEGDALRERANEYGATTGRPRRVGWFDAVAARHAHRLNAFTELAVTKLDVLGAYKEIPFCVSYQVDGAITTDMPPTAVLERAVPQYEKLAGWCDPLTGVADRAHLPAAARAYLSRIEATVGAPVGMVGIGPERSATLL; this is encoded by the coding sequence GTGCCAGTGACCGCCGTCGTCGGGGCCCAATGGGGCGACGAGGGCAAGGGCAAGATCACGGACCTCCTGGCGCAGGAGGCGGATGTGGTCATCCGCTTCCAGGGCGGCAACAACGCCGGTCACACCGTGGTGAACCAGCACGGCACCTTCAAGCTCCATCTGGTGCCGTCGGGCATCTTCAATCCGAACGCGCTCTGCATCGTCGGACCGGGCACGGTGGTGAATCTCCAGGTGCTCTGCGAGGAGCTCGCGAATCTGGAGCGCAGCGGCATCCGAACCGCCAACCTCCGCGTCGCGGATCGCGCGCATCTCCTCATGCCCTGGCATGTCGCGATCGATCGCCTCGACGAACGAGAGCGCGGCCGGCAGAAGCTCGGCACCACGGGACAGGGCGTCGGTCCCGCGTATGCCGACAAGGTCTCGCGTCACGGGATCCAGGTGTACGAGGTGCGCGACGAGCGTCGCTTCCGTCAGCGGGTGGCGCACGAGCTCGAGCGCCAGAAGAAGGTGCTCGAGCGGTACGGCGACGCTCCGCTCGACGCGAAGGTCGTCGCGGATGAGGTGCTCGCAGCCGCGGCGACGCTGGGCGATCGCATCGTCGACACCCTCCCGCTCGTCGAGCGCGCGCTCCAGACCGATGCCCGCATCCTGTTAGAAGGACAGCTCGGCGCGATGCGCGACCTCGACTGGGGCATCTACCCGTACGTCACCTCCTCGAATCCGCTCGCGGGCGGCGCGGCCGTGGGCGCGGGCATCCCGCCGCGGTACATCACGAAGGTGATCGGCGTCGTGAAGGCGTACTCGACCGCGGTGGGCGAGGGTCCGTTCCCCACGGAGATGGCCGGCGGCGAGGGCGACGCCCTGCGCGAGCGAGCCAATGAATACGGGGCGACGACCGGCCGACCGCGCCGCGTCGGCTGGTTCGATGCGGTGGCCGCACGTCATGCGCATCGCCTCAATGCCTTCACGGAGCTCGCCGTGACGAAGCTCGACGTGCTCGGCGCGTACAAGGAGATCCCGTTCTGCGTCAGCTACCAGGTCGACGGCGCGATCACGACGGACATGCCACCGACGGCGGTGCTCGAGCGCGCGGTGCCCCAGTACGAGAAGCTCGCTGGATGGTGCGACCCGCTCACGGGAGTCGCCGACCGCGCGCATCTGCCCGCGGCGGCGCGCGCGTATCTCTCGCGCATCGAGGCGACGGTCGGAGCGCCCGTGGGAATGGTCGGGATCGGACCCGAGCGCAGCGCAACGCTGCTCTAG
- a CDS encoding IMP dehydrogenase: MSRVGERFTKEGLTFDDVLLIPARSDVLPTQVSTKARLTKSITLEIPILSAAMDTVTESRMAIALARLGGIGVIHRNLPIADQVHEVQVAKDAGVMVAAAVGVSGDADERAAALVAAGVDVIVVDVAHGHSAGVIRMVEKVKARHRVQVIAGNVVTAEGTEELIAAGADSVKVGVGPGAICTTRVVAGAGMPQITAVFDCAEAADRHGIPIIADGGIQQSGDIAKAIGAGASTVMLGGLLAGVDESPGDVTETTDGRFKSYRGMGSMGAMQARAGTKTGASRDRYGQQDVGEFSKLVPEGVEGHVKCVGPLEPFLHQLVGGLRAGMKYVGAATVEDLRTKATFVRISGAGLRESHPHDISITVEPPNYRLARTRLGPAGPR; encoded by the coding sequence GTGAGCCGCGTGGGGGAGCGCTTCACCAAGGAAGGTCTCACGTTCGACGACGTCCTCCTCATCCCAGCCCGTAGCGACGTCCTCCCCACCCAGGTCTCCACGAAGGCCCGCCTCACCAAGAGCATCACGCTTGAGATCCCCATCCTCTCCGCCGCGATGGACACGGTCACGGAATCGCGCATGGCGATCGCCCTCGCGCGGCTCGGCGGGATCGGGGTCATCCACCGCAATCTCCCGATCGCCGATCAGGTCCACGAGGTGCAGGTCGCGAAGGACGCCGGCGTGATGGTCGCGGCGGCCGTTGGCGTTTCGGGCGACGCGGACGAACGGGCCGCCGCGCTCGTCGCCGCCGGAGTCGATGTGATCGTCGTGGATGTCGCGCACGGCCACTCCGCCGGCGTCATCCGCATGGTCGAGAAGGTGAAGGCGCGGCACCGCGTCCAGGTCATTGCTGGGAACGTCGTGACGGCCGAAGGCACCGAGGAGCTCATCGCCGCTGGAGCCGACAGCGTGAAGGTCGGCGTCGGGCCCGGGGCGATCTGCACGACGCGCGTCGTCGCCGGCGCCGGCATGCCGCAGATCACGGCGGTCTTCGACTGCGCCGAGGCAGCCGACCGGCACGGCATCCCGATCATCGCGGACGGCGGGATCCAGCAGTCCGGTGACATCGCGAAGGCCATCGGCGCAGGCGCATCGACCGTGATGCTCGGTGGGCTTCTCGCCGGCGTCGACGAGTCGCCCGGCGACGTCACCGAAACAACGGATGGGCGCTTCAAGTCGTACCGCGGCATGGGCTCGATGGGCGCGATGCAGGCGCGCGCGGGCACGAAGACAGGCGCGTCGCGAGATCGGTACGGTCAACAGGACGTCGGGGAGTTCTCCAAGCTCGTGCCCGAGGGCGTCGAGGGACATGTCAAGTGCGTTGGTCCGCTCGAGCCGTTCCTGCACCAGCTCGTCGGCGGCCTGCGCGCGGGAATGAAGTACGTCGGCGCCGCGACGGTCGAGGACCTCCGCACGAAGGCGACCTTCGTCCGCATCTCGGGCGCGGGTCTGCGCGAGTCGCACCCGCACGACATCAGCATCACCGTCGAACCACCGAACTACAGGCTAGCGAGGACGAGACTGGGACCCGCAGGTCCCAGGTGA
- the dnaB gene encoding replicative DNA helicase: MTGESPERSLPFDESAEQQVLGSLLIDRDAIFKVADLLGKDDFYLARHQRIYGTVQSLLERRERIDPLTVQIELARREELDRVGGPAYLRELTELVPTAVEIERHARIVRDRAILRRLLGAATAVAADAYGEPTDIPLALDRAEQRIFALRDESANTQLRHIQGALQENFDHLTQRMERPYEVSGIPSGFREIDFYTEGFSVGDLIVIAARPSVGKTSLGLAMAFNMAKRGHPTLVFSLEMDAKQVVSRFLAMNSRTDLLALRTGNVFDTEAASSLAGLPILIDDTPGISIMELRTKARRASSHDRLEVIVVDYIQLMRTGEHEENRVQEIATITKNLKSLARELNVVVIGLSQLSRAAGDSGVEPKLSTLRESGSIEQDSDVVLMLWRDKEDTAAGAPKLIHGSIAKNRNGPTGIFSLLFAAEQAKFFSKAADDQMPV; the protein is encoded by the coding sequence ATGACGGGGGAGAGCCCGGAGCGGAGCCTTCCGTTCGACGAGTCGGCCGAGCAACAGGTGCTCGGCAGCCTCCTCATCGACCGCGACGCGATCTTCAAGGTCGCCGACCTGCTCGGAAAGGACGACTTCTACCTCGCCCGCCACCAGCGGATCTACGGAACGGTGCAGTCGCTGCTCGAGCGCCGCGAGCGCATCGACCCGCTCACGGTGCAGATCGAGCTCGCGCGGCGCGAAGAGCTCGACCGCGTCGGCGGTCCGGCGTACCTGCGCGAGCTCACGGAGCTCGTACCGACGGCGGTCGAGATCGAGCGGCACGCGCGGATCGTGCGCGACCGCGCGATCCTGCGCCGGCTTCTCGGCGCCGCGACCGCGGTGGCGGCCGATGCGTACGGAGAGCCCACCGACATTCCGCTCGCGCTCGATCGTGCCGAGCAGCGCATCTTCGCGCTCCGCGACGAATCCGCGAACACGCAGCTCCGGCATATCCAGGGCGCGCTGCAGGAGAACTTCGACCACCTGACGCAGCGGATGGAGCGACCGTACGAGGTCAGCGGCATCCCCTCCGGCTTCCGCGAGATCGACTTCTACACCGAGGGCTTCTCCGTCGGCGATCTCATCGTCATCGCGGCGCGTCCATCGGTCGGCAAGACGAGCCTGGGGCTGGCGATGGCGTTCAACATGGCGAAACGCGGCCATCCCACGCTGGTGTTCTCGCTCGAGATGGACGCGAAGCAGGTCGTGTCGCGCTTCCTCGCGATGAACAGCCGCACCGATCTGCTCGCGCTGCGCACCGGGAATGTGTTCGACACCGAAGCCGCGTCGTCGCTCGCCGGCTTGCCGATCCTCATCGACGACACGCCGGGCATCTCGATCATGGAGCTGCGCACGAAGGCGCGGCGCGCGAGCTCTCATGACCGGCTCGAGGTGATCGTCGTCGACTACATCCAGCTCATGCGCACCGGCGAGCACGAGGAGAACCGCGTCCAAGAGATCGCGACGATCACGAAGAATCTCAAGTCGCTCGCGCGCGAGCTCAACGTCGTGGTCATCGGCCTCTCGCAGCTTTCGCGCGCCGCGGGTGACTCTGGCGTCGAGCCGAAGCTGTCCACGCTTCGTGAATCGGGCAGCATCGAGCAAGACTCAGACGTCGTCCTGATGCTCTGGCGCGATAAAGAGGACACCGCCGCGGGCGCGCCGAAACTCATCCACGGCAGCATCGCGAAGAACCGCAACGGCCCGACCGGCATCTTTTCGCTCCTGTTCGCCGCCGAGCAGGCGAAGTTCTTCAGCAAGGCCGCCGACGATCAGATGCCCGTATGA